One genomic window of Arachis hypogaea cultivar Tifrunner chromosome 8, arahy.Tifrunner.gnm2.J5K5, whole genome shotgun sequence includes the following:
- the LOC112705996 gene encoding basic blue protein: protein MSKGRGSASLLMVMATLIPLMCLLFLVKPSNAATYTVGGPGGWSFNTNSWPNGKTFRAGDVLVFNYDSSTHNVVAVDRIGYSSCRTPRGARVFRSGKDQIKIARGANYFICNVPGHCESGMKIAINAA, encoded by the exons ATGTCTAAGGGAAGAGGCAGTGCATCTTTACTTATGGTTATGGCCACCTTGATCCCTCTTATGTGTCTGCTGTTTCTAGTGAAACCTTCAAATGCAGCCACTTACACTGTTGGAGGACCTGGTGGATGGTCCTTCAACACAAATTCTTGGCCCAATGGAAAAACCTTTAGAGCTGGTGACGTGCTAG TTTTCAACTATGATTCAAGCACACACAACGTGGTTGCTGTGGATAGAATTGGATACAGCAGTTGCAGGACCCCAAGAGGTGCAAGAGTGTTCAGATCAGGGAAGGACCAAATCAAGATCGCAAGAGGTGCAAATTACTTCATATGTAACGTCCCTGGTCACTGTGAATCTGGCATGAAAATTGCCATCAATGCAGCTTGA